One stretch of Streptomyces sp. 135 DNA includes these proteins:
- a CDS encoding DUF3107 domain-containing protein has translation MEVKIGVQYAPREIVLESGQSAEEIEHAVSEALTGKSPLLSLVDDHGRKVLVPADRLAYVELGEPTARKVGFSAL, from the coding sequence GTGGAGGTCAAGATCGGCGTGCAGTACGCGCCCCGCGAGATCGTGCTGGAGAGCGGCCAGAGCGCCGAGGAAATCGAGCACGCGGTGTCCGAGGCGCTGACCGGCAAGTCGCCGCTGCTGAGCCTCGTGGACGACCACGGCCGCAAGGTCCTGGTTCCGGCCGACCGCCTCGCGTACGTGGAGCTCGGCGAGCCCACCGCGCGCAAGGTGGGCTTCAGCGCCCTGTAG
- a CDS encoding TetR/AcrR family transcriptional regulator, with protein sequence MTAIEQTEAARPRGTRLPRRARRNQLLGAAQEVFVAQGYHAAAMDDIAERAGVSKPVLYQHFPGKLDLYLALLDQHCESLLQSVRTALASTTDNKLRVAATMDAYFAYVENEGGAFRLVFESDLTNEAAVRERVDRVTLQCAEAICEVIAEDTGLPRDEAMLLAVGLGGYSQVVARYWLASGSTVPRDKAVELLTSLAWRGIAGFPLHGTEGH encoded by the coding sequence GTGACAGCCATCGAGCAGACAGAGGCGGCACGCCCGCGGGGCACTCGCCTGCCGCGTCGTGCCCGGCGCAATCAACTTCTCGGCGCGGCCCAGGAAGTTTTCGTCGCACAGGGGTACCACGCGGCCGCGATGGACGACATCGCCGAGCGCGCCGGGGTCAGCAAGCCGGTGCTCTACCAGCACTTCCCCGGCAAGCTCGACCTCTATCTGGCCCTGCTCGACCAGCACTGCGAGTCGCTGCTCCAGTCGGTGCGCACGGCCCTCGCATCCACCACGGACAACAAGCTGCGCGTCGCGGCGACGATGGACGCCTACTTCGCGTACGTCGAGAACGAGGGCGGCGCCTTCCGGCTGGTCTTCGAGTCGGATCTGACGAACGAGGCAGCGGTCCGCGAGCGCGTGGACCGCGTCACCCTCCAGTGCGCGGAGGCGATCTGCGAGGTCATCGCCGAGGACACCGGCTTGCCGCGCGACGAGGCGATGCTACTGGCCGTGGGCCTCGGCGGATACTCGCAGGTGGTCGCCCGGTACTGGCTGGCCAGCGGCAGCACGGTCCCGCGCGACAAGGCGGTGGAACTGCTCACCTCGCTCGCCTGGCGCGGCATCGCGGGCTTCCCGCTGCACGGCACCGAGGGCCACTGA
- a CDS encoding alpha/beta hydrolase has product MSSTELPNLLAATAAPKPGAVAVAEGERLGSVGLPGLTLTVRSRPPVRPGLPPALFVHGLGGSSQNWSALMPLVEDVVDCEAIDLPGFGDSPPPDDGNYSITGHARAVIRYLDARNRGPVHLVGNSLGGAITTRVAAVRPDLVRTLTLVSPALPELRVQRTAVPTGLLAVPGVAGLFTRLTRDWTAEQRVRGVMGLCYGDPAKVTPEGFSAAVREMERRLQLPYFWDAMARSARGVVDAYTLGGQHGLWRQAERVLAPTLLVYGARDLLVSYRMARKAAAAFRDSRLLTLTEVGHVAMMEDPRSVATAFRELLLDAGESSGTGGARRVRSPDAEAGPRDARTGSGS; this is encoded by the coding sequence ATGTCTTCGACCGAGCTGCCGAATCTGCTGGCCGCCACCGCCGCGCCCAAGCCCGGTGCCGTCGCGGTCGCGGAGGGTGAGCGGCTCGGCTCGGTCGGCCTGCCGGGGCTCACCCTGACCGTGCGCTCACGGCCCCCGGTCCGCCCCGGGCTCCCGCCCGCCCTGTTCGTGCACGGGCTCGGCGGCTCCTCGCAGAACTGGTCGGCCCTGATGCCACTGGTCGAGGACGTCGTCGACTGCGAGGCCATCGACCTGCCGGGGTTCGGTGACTCCCCGCCGCCGGACGACGGGAACTACTCGATCACCGGGCACGCCCGCGCGGTCATCCGCTACCTCGACGCCCGCAACCGTGGCCCCGTCCACCTCGTCGGCAACTCGCTGGGCGGCGCCATCACCACGCGCGTCGCCGCGGTGCGGCCCGATCTCGTACGCACGCTGACGCTGGTCTCGCCCGCGCTGCCCGAGCTGCGCGTGCAGCGCACGGCGGTGCCGACCGGGCTGCTCGCGGTGCCCGGAGTCGCCGGGCTGTTCACGCGGCTCACCAGGGACTGGACCGCCGAGCAGCGGGTCCGCGGAGTCATGGGGCTCTGTTACGGCGATCCGGCCAAGGTCACGCCGGAAGGTTTCAGCGCGGCGGTCCGCGAGATGGAGCGCCGGCTTCAGCTCCCCTACTTCTGGGACGCGATGGCGCGCTCGGCGCGCGGGGTCGTGGACGCGTACACGCTGGGCGGGCAGCACGGGCTGTGGCGGCAGGCCGAGCGGGTGCTCGCGCCCACCCTGCTGGTGTACGGCGCGCGGGACCTCCTCGTCTCGTACCGCATGGCACGTAAGGCGGCCGCGGCGTTCCGTGACTCGCGGCTGCTCACGCTGACCGAGGTGGGGCACGTGGCGATGATGGAGGATCCGCGGAGCGTGGCCACCGCTTTCCGCGAACTGCTCCTGGATGCGGGGGAGTCGAGCGGGACGGGGGGTGCTCGGAGGGTTCGTTCCCCTGACGCCGAGGCAGGCCCCCGTGACGCCCGTACGGGTTCGGGGAGCTGA
- a CDS encoding DUF3152 domain-containing protein, which produces MGRHSRRGPAATPDNKSTTGTAQPQGADAGARPQSGAQPGPGTGRRRRAPGGDGAPPAHGTPVHEAPPQSPLSPAAPEVRGGHPEQREPGGGWGDASGGGAEPGAGAGQSGLPRPSRARRGRQGPRQDYVEAFPEGAPEGAGPGAPPPPHDPYASVTEWTESPAHRADGGADDFSADAGASDGASDGGGSDSDGGGGVGSAGARKGGRVRIFTGIAAAAVTAVLAIVVAGQVADGADDSDVRPQAAPGGGARDTEDPASRSDERPPPKEPVKGPEAAPVTYEQKMGKKYPLDADLKGSGDFEVVPGFDKAPGKGQLYRYRVDVEKGLGLDGTLFAQAVHKTLNDDRSWAHDGGRAFQRISSGKPHFVITLASPGTTAEWCAKSGLDTTQDNVSCDSAATERVMINAFRWAQGAKTYGDAVKKKYGSAIFPYRQMLINHEVGHRLGFNHTDCTEDGGLAPVMQQQTKFLNHDGIKCKANPWAYPEG; this is translated from the coding sequence GTGGGACGACACAGCCGCCGCGGCCCGGCAGCCACACCTGACAACAAGAGCACCACGGGTACTGCGCAGCCACAGGGCGCCGACGCCGGTGCCCGCCCGCAGTCCGGCGCGCAGCCCGGCCCGGGGACGGGTCGTCGCAGGCGGGCGCCCGGGGGTGACGGGGCGCCGCCCGCGCACGGCACGCCCGTGCATGAGGCGCCCCCGCAGTCGCCGCTTTCCCCCGCTGCTCCGGAAGTCCGCGGTGGGCATCCCGAGCAGCGGGAGCCCGGCGGCGGCTGGGGCGATGCCTCCGGTGGCGGCGCGGAGCCGGGTGCCGGAGCCGGGCAGAGCGGGTTGCCGCGGCCGTCGCGCGCCCGGCGGGGGCGGCAAGGGCCCCGCCAGGACTACGTGGAAGCCTTTCCCGAGGGTGCCCCTGAGGGGGCGGGGCCGGGCGCGCCACCGCCGCCCCACGACCCGTACGCCTCCGTCACCGAATGGACCGAGAGTCCCGCGCACCGGGCCGACGGTGGGGCCGATGACTTCTCCGCCGACGCCGGCGCCAGTGACGGCGCCAGTGACGGCGGCGGCAGTGACAGCGACGGTGGCGGCGGCGTCGGCTCCGCCGGTGCCAGGAAGGGCGGGCGGGTCCGCATCTTCACCGGCATCGCGGCCGCCGCCGTGACCGCCGTGCTCGCGATCGTCGTGGCGGGCCAGGTCGCCGACGGCGCCGACGACTCCGATGTCCGCCCCCAGGCCGCCCCCGGCGGTGGCGCGCGCGACACCGAGGACCCCGCCTCGCGCTCCGACGAACGGCCGCCGCCCAAGGAGCCCGTCAAGGGCCCGGAAGCGGCTCCGGTGACGTACGAGCAGAAGATGGGCAAGAAATACCCGCTGGACGCCGACCTCAAGGGCTCCGGTGATTTCGAGGTGGTTCCCGGATTCGACAAGGCGCCCGGAAAGGGACAGCTCTACCGCTATCGCGTCGATGTCGAGAAGGGGCTCGGTCTGGACGGCACACTCTTCGCGCAGGCCGTGCACAAAACCCTGAACGACGACCGGAGTTGGGCCCACGACGGAGGTCGCGCCTTCCAGCGGATCTCGTCGGGAAAACCCCATTTCGTCATCACGCTCGCGAGCCCCGGGACGACCGCGGAATGGTGCGCGAAATCCGGTCTCGACACGACCCAGGACAATGTCTCGTGCGATTCCGCGGCGACGGAACGCGTAATGATCAATGCCTTCCGATGGGCGCAGGGCGCCAAGACCTACGGCGACGCCGTCAAGAAGAAGTACGGCAGCGCCATTTTCCCGTACCGCCAGATGCTGATCAATCACGAGGTCGGGCACCGGCTCGGCTTCAACCACACGGACTGCACGGAGGACGGCGGCCTCGCGCCGGTCATGCAGCAGCAGACCAAGTTCCTGAATCACGACGGGATCAAGTGCAAGGCCAACCCCTGGGCGTACCCCGAGGGTTGA
- a CDS encoding Ms4533A family Cys-rich leader peptide — MSNRHAPSSAAIELALLGVTALCVADIHCC; from the coding sequence ATGTCGAACCGTCACGCCCCTTCGAGCGCCGCCATCGAGCTGGCGCTGCTCGGCGTGACCGCGCTCTGCGTGGCCGACATCCACTGTTGCTGA
- a CDS encoding ABC transporter substrate-binding protein, translating to MRQASVIARRVAAASVSLVLASGVAACAGPKGGGAGSDGDGEPAKGGTLTVLNRDPQTDFDPARLYTSGGGNVPSLVFRTLTTRNREDGAKGAEVVPDLATDLGKPSKNATVWTYTLKKGLKYEDGSPITSADVKYGIERSFAPELSGGAPYLRDWLIGGDTYQGPYKDKSGKGLESIETPDERTIVFRLNKPEGEFPFLATQTQFAPVPRSKDKGTKYEEHPVSSGPYKVVRNENDGERLRLERNPHWSAKTDPERKAYPDVIDVRSGLDSSVVNQRLSASRGADAAAVTTDTNLGPAELAKVTGDKELASHVGTGHFGYTNYLAFNPKVKPFDDPKVRQAISYAVDRSSVVNAAGGSSLAEPATTYLPNQKSFGYTKYDHFPAGPNGNPKKAKELLKEAGHEDGLTITLTHSNAKDFETSPEIATAIQDALKKAGITVKLAGLEENDYSDKIHSAQDEPGLFLSHWGADWPSGGPFLAPIFDGRQIVKDGANFNTGFLDDRSVNDEIDEINKLTDLDAAAKRWGALDKKIGEKALTVPLFHPVYKRLYGKDVRNVVISDWTGVLDVSQVAVKSS from the coding sequence ATGCGTCAAGCGTCCGTCATAGCCCGCCGCGTGGCAGCGGCATCCGTCAGCCTGGTCCTGGCCTCGGGCGTCGCCGCCTGCGCGGGACCGAAGGGCGGCGGCGCCGGGAGCGACGGTGACGGCGAGCCGGCGAAGGGCGGCACGCTCACCGTCCTCAACCGCGACCCGCAGACCGACTTCGACCCCGCGCGGCTCTACACCTCCGGCGGCGGCAACGTGCCGAGCCTCGTCTTCCGCACGCTGACCACCCGCAACCGCGAGGACGGTGCCAAGGGCGCCGAGGTCGTGCCGGACCTCGCCACCGACCTGGGCAAGCCGAGCAAGAACGCCACGGTGTGGACGTACACCCTGAAGAAGGGGCTCAAGTACGAGGACGGTTCGCCGATCACCTCGGCGGACGTGAAGTACGGCATCGAGCGTTCCTTCGCCCCCGAACTCAGCGGAGGGGCGCCCTACCTGAGGGACTGGCTGATCGGCGGGGACACGTACCAGGGCCCCTACAAGGACAAGAGCGGCAAGGGACTCGAGTCGATCGAGACGCCGGACGAGCGCACCATCGTCTTCCGTCTGAACAAGCCCGAGGGCGAGTTCCCCTTCCTGGCCACCCAGACGCAGTTCGCCCCCGTCCCCAGGAGCAAGGACAAGGGCACGAAGTACGAGGAGCACCCGGTCTCGTCCGGGCCCTACAAGGTCGTCAGGAACGAGAACGACGGCGAGCGGCTGCGCCTGGAGCGCAACCCCCACTGGTCGGCGAAGACCGACCCGGAGCGGAAGGCCTACCCGGACGTCATCGACGTACGCTCCGGCCTCGACTCGTCCGTCGTCAACCAGCGGCTCTCCGCGAGCCGGGGCGCCGACGCCGCCGCCGTCACCACCGACACCAACCTCGGCCCCGCCGAGCTCGCCAAGGTCACCGGCGACAAGGAACTGGCCTCGCACGTCGGCACCGGCCACTTCGGATACACGAACTACCTCGCCTTCAACCCGAAGGTGAAGCCCTTCGACGATCCCAAGGTGCGGCAGGCCATCTCGTACGCCGTGGACCGCTCCTCGGTGGTCAACGCCGCGGGCGGCTCCTCGCTCGCCGAGCCCGCCACCACCTACCTGCCGAACCAGAAATCCTTCGGATACACGAAGTACGACCACTTCCCGGCGGGCCCGAACGGCAACCCCAAGAAAGCGAAGGAGCTGCTGAAGGAGGCCGGTCACGAGGACGGGCTGACCATCACGCTCACGCACTCCAACGCCAAGGACTTCGAGACGAGCCCCGAGATCGCGACCGCGATCCAGGACGCCCTGAAGAAGGCCGGCATCACCGTCAAGCTGGCGGGCCTGGAGGAGAACGACTACTCCGACAAGATCCACAGCGCCCAGGACGAGCCCGGCCTCTTCCTCTCCCACTGGGGCGCCGACTGGCCCTCCGGCGGCCCCTTCCTCGCCCCGATCTTCGACGGGCGGCAGATCGTGAAGGACGGCGCCAACTTCAACACCGGCTTCCTGGACGACCGTTCCGTCAATGACGAGATCGACGAGATCAACAAGCTGACGGACCTTGACGCCGCCGCGAAGCGCTGGGGCGCACTCGACAAGAAGATCGGCGAGAAGGCGCTGACCGTGCCGCTCTTCCACCCGGTCTACAAGCGGCTGTACGGCAAGGACGTCCGGAACGTCGTCATCAGCGACTGGACCGGCGTCCTCGACGTCTCCCAGGTCGCGGTGAAGTCGTCGTGA